Proteins co-encoded in one Schistocerca cancellata isolate TAMUIC-IGC-003103 chromosome 5, iqSchCanc2.1, whole genome shotgun sequence genomic window:
- the LOC126188221 gene encoding ATP synthase subunit e, mitochondrial gives MADLPPPVRVSPLIKFGRWSFLLAGVLYGASRQRSLSKKEAALREIEEKEKAIRDAKLKEEKARLSKIEMAELARAAGVQPEP, from the exons ATGGCGGATCTTCCACCACCAGTGAGGGTATCTCCTCTGATAAAG tttgGCCGATGGAGTTTCCTTTTGGCTGGAGTGCTTTATGGGGCATCAAGACAAAGATCACTTTCCAAGAAAGAAGCTGCATTGCGAGAAATAGAGGAAAAAGAAAAGGCAATTCGTGACGCTAAGTTAAAGGAAGAAAAGGCTAGATTAAGTAAAA TTGAAATGGCAGAATTGGCACGGGCTGCTGGAGTGCAACCAGAACCATaa